Proteins co-encoded in one Natronorubrum daqingense genomic window:
- a CDS encoding restriction endonuclease, which yields MKRLLRYVFYREFYRQLRDLTRGTNSSDESERTDGTTQPAGRSSPDTPSSNTEVPFDDGPVESPEQLQAVLQQMDPYDFEHFVADLWAKMGWQTEVSSEAADQGVDVVATKTTPYDQTTLIQAKRYGPNTTVGSPEIQQYASLKNQYDGVDKVVVVTTNEFTAQGRELAQRLNVKLVDGSDLVDLLGENEAAELVAEYLEFVSLNDDQSATREASETHTDRSEPRADPGHEQPTARASPPPSFVPETRWRTVIGAATLGWIVSVVFLNVLPAGIGGLLVLGSWVALPIALYQDSKALSPHTDWPKYTWVYVLVSLFWIVAIVPGVVYLWRRRKLEQQAGETPAD from the coding sequence ATGAAACGGTTGCTCCGCTACGTCTTTTATCGCGAGTTCTACCGGCAGCTTCGGGATTTGACCCGAGGTACGAACTCGAGCGACGAGTCGGAACGCACCGACGGAACCACCCAACCCGCCGGTCGATCCTCGCCAGACACTCCGTCCTCCAACACCGAGGTCCCCTTCGATGACGGTCCAGTCGAGAGTCCCGAACAGCTTCAGGCCGTGCTTCAGCAGATGGATCCCTACGACTTCGAGCATTTCGTGGCCGACCTCTGGGCGAAGATGGGGTGGCAGACTGAAGTCTCGTCGGAAGCTGCCGACCAGGGAGTCGACGTCGTCGCCACCAAAACGACGCCCTACGACCAGACGACGCTCATTCAGGCGAAACGCTACGGCCCGAACACGACCGTCGGCTCGCCGGAAATTCAGCAGTACGCGAGCCTCAAAAATCAGTACGACGGCGTCGACAAGGTCGTCGTCGTTACGACCAACGAATTCACTGCCCAGGGGCGAGAGTTAGCCCAGCGACTCAACGTCAAACTCGTCGACGGCAGTGATCTCGTCGACTTGCTCGGCGAGAACGAGGCCGCCGAATTGGTGGCGGAGTACCTCGAGTTCGTCTCATTGAACGACGACCAGTCGGCTACTCGAGAAGCGTCAGAAACGCACACAGATCGATCCGAGCCACGGGCCGATCCCGGACACGAGCAACCCACCGCTCGCGCTTCGCCTCCCCCGTCGTTCGTCCCCGAAACTCGCTGGCGAACGGTCATCGGGGCGGCGACGCTCGGGTGGATCGTTTCGGTCGTCTTTCTCAACGTCCTCCCTGCCGGTATCGGCGGATTACTCGTGCTCGGTTCGTGGGTTGCACTTCCGATAGCACTCTACCAGGACAGCAAGGCGCTCAGTCCACACACCGACTGGCCGAAGTACACGTGGGTATACGTGCTCGTCTCGCTGTTTTGGATCGTCGCCATCGTTCCCGGTGTCGTCTATCTCTGGCGACGACGAAAACTCGAGCAGCAAGCGGGCGAAACGCCGGCCGATTAA